A portion of the Desulfovibrio porci genome contains these proteins:
- a CDS encoding long-chain-fatty-acid--CoA ligase produces the protein MNTELYRPWFAHYEDFVPRTVEIWDKPLYSMLDVAAEAYPNRNALIFQNTRITYKTLRERAELFAGALRRMGLEPGQRVAVMLPNLPQTVIAFWGVIKAGAVVVMTNPLYMEKELLENMQDSGAEHMILLDLLWPRVAALRDRLPLRNFIVTNVGDALSFPLNWLYRFKQARQSGESIPYDNKNVFEWKTFCKGAQRHTEPIADPAHDPVMLQYTGGTTGQPKGVILTHANLGTNCRQVLDIINVTAETHHTFISLLPFFHVYGLTTGLIIPMALAATSLPLPRYVPQDVLRVITRHKATIFPGAPSVYISLLQQKDLARYDLKSIKICVSGSAPLPREIFRRFQEVTGAAILEGYGLTEASPITHINPLGRQGQKENSIGMPLPGTDARIVDMEGGSLTLPPGKMGELVIQGPQVMEGYWRRPDETASALRNGWLYTGDLATMDEDGYFYIVDRKKDMVLVGGYNVYPREVDEVLLEHPKIVEAVTVGISDDVRGEVLKAYVVPCPGESLGKADIVAWCRSKLAAYKVPRLVEFREELPKTIVGKVLRRVLREEEERKSDRRKNRQAGQKNASSATGAEPRQGTEQAARERL, from the coding sequence ATGAACACTGAGTTGTACCGGCCCTGGTTCGCCCATTATGAGGATTTTGTGCCCCGTACTGTGGAGATCTGGGACAAGCCCCTCTACAGCATGCTGGACGTGGCCGCGGAAGCCTATCCAAACCGTAACGCCCTGATTTTCCAGAACACGCGCATCACCTACAAAACCCTGCGCGAACGGGCGGAACTCTTTGCCGGGGCGCTCCGGCGCATGGGCCTTGAGCCGGGCCAGCGCGTGGCCGTCATGCTGCCCAACCTGCCCCAGACCGTCATCGCCTTCTGGGGCGTCATCAAGGCCGGGGCCGTGGTGGTGATGACCAATCCGCTCTACATGGAAAAGGAGCTGCTGGAAAACATGCAGGATTCCGGAGCGGAGCACATGATCCTGCTGGATCTGCTCTGGCCGCGCGTAGCCGCGTTGCGCGACCGCCTGCCGTTGCGCAACTTTATTGTCACCAACGTGGGCGACGCGCTCTCTTTTCCCCTGAACTGGCTGTACCGCTTCAAGCAGGCCCGGCAGTCCGGGGAGTCCATTCCCTACGACAACAAAAATGTTTTTGAGTGGAAAACGTTCTGCAAGGGCGCGCAACGCCATACGGAACCCATTGCGGATCCGGCGCATGACCCGGTCATGCTGCAATATACCGGCGGCACCACCGGCCAGCCCAAGGGCGTCATCCTGACCCACGCCAATCTGGGCACCAACTGCCGCCAGGTGCTGGACATCATCAACGTCACGGCCGAGACGCACCACACCTTCATTTCGCTGTTGCCGTTCTTTCACGTGTACGGCCTGACAACGGGTCTGATCATTCCCATGGCCCTGGCCGCCACCAGCCTGCCCCTGCCGCGCTATGTGCCGCAGGACGTGCTGCGCGTCATCACCCGCCATAAAGCCACGATCTTTCCGGGCGCTCCGTCCGTCTACATCTCGCTTTTGCAGCAGAAGGATCTGGCACGCTACGATCTGAAAAGCATCAAGATCTGCGTTTCCGGCTCGGCTCCCCTGCCGCGCGAAATTTTCCGCCGCTTCCAGGAGGTCACCGGCGCGGCCATTCTGGAAGGCTACGGCCTGACGGAAGCTTCGCCCATCACCCATATCAATCCCTTGGGCCGCCAGGGCCAGAAGGAAAATTCCATCGGCATGCCCCTGCCCGGCACCGATGCCCGCATTGTGGATATGGAAGGCGGCTCCCTGACCCTGCCCCCCGGCAAGATGGGAGAGCTGGTCATCCAGGGGCCCCAGGTGATGGAAGGCTACTGGCGGCGGCCTGACGAGACGGCCAGCGCCCTGCGCAACGGCTGGCTGTACACCGGCGATCTGGCCACCATGGACGAGGACGGCTATTTTTATATTGTGGACCGTAAGAAAGACATGGTTCTTGTGGGCGGCTACAATGTCTACCCGCGCGAAGTGGATGAGGTGCTGCTGGAGCATCCCAAAATCGTGGAGGCCGTCACCGTGGGCATCAGCGACGACGTGCGCGGGGAGGTGCTCAAGGCCTATGTCGTGCCCTGTCCCGGCGAAAGCCTGGGCAAGGCCGATATAGTCGCCTGGTGCCGCAGCAAGCTGGCCGCCTACAAGGTGCCGCGCCTGGTGGAATTTCGCGAGGAATTGCCCAAGACCATCGTGGGCAAGGTTCTGCGCCGGGTTCTGCGCGAAGAGGAGGAACGCAAAAGCGACCGCCGGAAAAACCGGCAGGCGGGGCAGAAAAACGCCTCCTCCGCCACCGGGGCCGAACCGCGCCAGGGAACTGAGCAGGCGGCGCGGGAGCGGCTTTAA
- the ispD gene encoding 2-C-methyl-D-erythritol 4-phosphate cytidylyltransferase produces the protein MPENSRPEKIWALILAAGRGSRLAAAIGGLSKQFLCWRGVPLYWHAARTMSRSAVVDGVVFVFPPERCAAEEETLRALHARDDLGLLPWLTTAGGALRQDSVRLGLAALPRETRYVLVHDAARPFLSPALTRRICEALRRGASAVVPGLPVTDTIKLVDNGLVTATLPRARLAAVQTPQGFDLNLLRQAHRHAQEAGLTVTDDAALMEAQGHDVHIVPGEAANMKITNPEDLALLAGSQTMPRPCTGMGYDVHRYGPGRPLKLGGVPIPDGPEVVAHSDGDVLLHALMDALLGCAGLGDIGRHFPDNQARFEGISSAVLLDQVLEMLYGAGVTLCHADLTIVAQAPRLSPFREEIRKNVARLLGLDKAHVNLKATTEEGLGFTGRAEGIKAYAVVSALTGAAPSFSTSIPSPDL, from the coding sequence ATGCCTGAAAATTCCCGGCCGGAAAAAATCTGGGCCCTGATTCTCGCCGCCGGACGGGGCAGCCGTCTGGCGGCCGCCATCGGCGGCCTGTCCAAACAGTTTTTATGCTGGCGGGGCGTCCCGCTGTACTGGCACGCGGCGCGGACCATGAGCCGCAGCGCCGTTGTGGACGGCGTCGTTTTTGTCTTTCCCCCGGAACGTTGCGCCGCGGAAGAGGAAACTCTGCGCGCCCTGCACGCCCGGGATGACCTGGGTCTGCTGCCCTGGCTCACAACGGCGGGCGGCGCATTGCGCCAGGATTCCGTGCGTCTGGGCCTGGCGGCCCTGCCGCGCGAAACGCGCTATGTGCTGGTGCACGACGCGGCCCGGCCCTTTCTGAGCCCGGCCCTGACGCGCCGCATCTGTGAGGCCTTGCGCCGGGGCGCTTCCGCGGTCGTCCCCGGCCTGCCCGTCACGGACACCATCAAACTGGTGGATAACGGACTCGTTACGGCCACCCTGCCCCGCGCCCGATTGGCGGCGGTGCAGACGCCGCAGGGTTTTGACCTGAACTTGTTGCGCCAGGCCCACCGGCATGCTCAGGAGGCGGGACTGACCGTCACCGACGACGCCGCTCTGATGGAAGCCCAGGGGCATGACGTTCATATTGTGCCCGGCGAGGCTGCCAACATGAAAATCACCAATCCTGAAGATCTTGCCCTGCTGGCCGGGAGCCAGACCATGCCGCGCCCCTGCACCGGCATGGGGTACGATGTGCATCGCTACGGACCGGGGCGTCCCCTGAAACTGGGCGGCGTGCCCATTCCGGACGGTCCGGAGGTCGTGGCCCATTCCGACGGAGACGTGCTGCTGCACGCGCTTATGGACGCCCTGCTGGGCTGCGCCGGTCTGGGCGACATCGGCCGGCATTTTCCCGACAATCAGGCCCGTTTTGAGGGCATCTCCTCGGCCGTATTGCTGGATCAGGTGTTGGAGATGCTGTACGGGGCCGGGGTCACGCTCTGCCATGCCGACCTGACCATCGTGGCCCAGGCCCCGCGCCTGTCGCCTTTCCGTGAGGAAATACGCAAAAATGTGGCCCGCCTGCTGGGGCTGGACAAAGCACACGTCAATCTCAAAGCCACCACCGAGGAAGGCCTGGGCTTTACCGGCCGGGCCGAAGGCATCAAAGCCTATGCAGTGGTCAGCGCCCTGACCGGCGCTGCGCCATCCTTTTCCACTTCCATTCCTTCTCCGGACCTCTGA
- a CDS encoding zinc ribbon domain-containing protein, with translation MSNAVYLDQIKQLVELQKVDDAIFAVKQELERAPRDLEDLEQRFEAAEAQRNRVLDKLAHLQEQQKRLSLEIDDDSARIKKSKNKLMQVGNTREYHAMMREMDSMEKVNRSREEEKMTLMEELQLQNDTLAEIDRDHSALKAELEVKREGLEEKIQKAKANLESLSRKRAQVSKAIPQPVFMRYEFIRVRLEHPVIVAVKDGVCSGCNIAVPPQSFIELQRGQQILSCPNCQRLIFWCEHFSLPEESAPVPKPVPLTD, from the coding sequence ATGAGCAATGCCGTTTACTTGGATCAGATAAAGCAGTTGGTGGAACTGCAGAAGGTGGACGATGCCATCTTCGCGGTCAAGCAGGAACTGGAGCGCGCGCCCCGTGACCTTGAAGATCTGGAACAGCGCTTTGAAGCCGCCGAGGCCCAGCGCAATCGCGTTCTGGACAAACTGGCGCATCTTCAGGAACAGCAAAAGCGCCTTTCTCTGGAGATCGACGACGATTCCGCCAGAATCAAGAAGAGCAAAAACAAGCTCATGCAGGTGGGCAATACCCGCGAATATCACGCCATGATGCGTGAGATGGACAGCATGGAGAAAGTCAATCGCTCCCGTGAGGAAGAAAAGATGACTCTCATGGAAGAATTGCAGTTGCAGAACGACACGCTGGCCGAAATCGACCGGGATCACTCCGCCCTCAAGGCCGAACTTGAAGTTAAACGTGAAGGTCTGGAAGAAAAGATCCAGAAGGCCAAGGCCAATCTGGAAAGTCTGAGCCGGAAGCGCGCCCAGGTCAGCAAAGCCATTCCCCAGCCCGTGTTCATGCGCTACGAATTCATCCGCGTGCGCCTGGAGCATCCGGTCATAGTGGCCGTCAAAGACGGCGTCTGCTCCGGCTGCAATATCGCGGTGCCGCCGCAATCCTTCATTGAATTGCAGCGCGGCCAGCAGATCCTGAGCTGCCCCAACTGCCAGCGCCTGATCTTCTGGTGCGAGCATTTCAGTCTGCCGGAAGAATCCGCTCCGGTTCCCAAGCCGGTGCCGCTGACGGACTAG
- a CDS encoding Nif3-like dinuclear metal center hexameric protein, with the protein MQLPEIFSAIEKIAPLEAAAPWDLSGLQVAAHRSEIEVLAVCLDPTPASVRQALELGAQCILSHHPLALKPALPRRLDAYHEVLRLLFAADVPLYAAHTSLDVNADGPASWLARELELRNLAVLDPTAPPPVEAALPLGFGLAGDLPTPLSLAQITSGLARHIELSTATVCGPMPEKISRLAYCTGSGSSLLREARASGAQLFITGDVKYHTALEAEICLLDVGHHSLEEEMMRRMSRLLAQRLDGLNIVFVPSASPLRPALLS; encoded by the coding sequence ATGCAACTCCCTGAAATATTTAGCGCCATTGAAAAAATCGCACCTCTGGAGGCCGCCGCGCCCTGGGATCTGTCCGGGCTGCAGGTAGCCGCGCACAGAAGCGAGATTGAGGTTCTGGCCGTCTGTCTGGACCCCACGCCCGCCTCGGTGCGTCAGGCCCTGGAGTTGGGAGCGCAATGCATTCTGAGCCACCACCCTTTGGCGCTCAAGCCCGCCCTGCCCCGACGTCTGGATGCTTACCATGAGGTTTTGCGCCTGCTGTTCGCCGCTGACGTGCCGCTTTACGCCGCCCATACCTCGCTGGACGTCAATGCCGACGGCCCGGCCAGCTGGCTGGCGCGCGAACTGGAGCTGCGCAACCTGGCGGTGCTGGACCCCACGGCTCCGCCGCCGGTCGAGGCCGCGCTGCCGCTGGGCTTCGGTCTGGCCGGGGATCTGCCGACGCCTCTGAGCCTGGCGCAGATCACGTCCGGTCTGGCCCGCCATATCGAACTGTCCACAGCCACGGTCTGCGGCCCCATGCCGGAAAAAATCTCCCGCCTGGCCTACTGCACCGGCTCAGGCTCTTCCCTGCTGCGGGAAGCCCGCGCGTCCGGCGCACAGCTTTTCATCACCGGCGACGTTAAATACCACACGGCGCTGGAGGCCGAAATCTGCCTGCTGGATGTGGGACACCACAGCCTGGAGGAAGAAATGATGCGCCGCATGAGCCGGCTGCTGGCCCAACGGCTCGACGGCCTGAATATCGTCTTCGTGCCTTCGGCTTCGCCGTTGCGCCCCGCCCTTTTGTCATGA
- a CDS encoding phosphoribosylformylglycinamidine synthase subunit PurQ, translating to MVTVNTLVITGYGTNSHLETAHTARLAGSDRADVVHFSDLVAGDVRLADYHFLIFPGGFLDGDDLGAAQTAAMRWRYLKDAAGTPLLQSLRDFLDQGKLILGICNGFQLLVKLGVLPSLGGVRFERQASLGHNDSARFEDRWVHLLPNPDSPCVFTKGLPLLAMPVRHGEGKLVPRDAECLRRIEAEQLIALQYADPESGAPTQEYPLNPNGSPLAIAGLTDPTGRVLGLMPHPEAFHHVTNHPAWTRGELDPPGTLLFVNAVRYLRGQ from the coding sequence ATGGTTACGGTCAACACACTGGTTATCACCGGCTACGGCACCAATTCGCATCTGGAAACCGCGCACACGGCCCGCCTGGCCGGTTCCGACAGGGCCGACGTGGTGCATTTCTCCGATCTGGTGGCGGGCGACGTGCGTCTTGCGGACTACCACTTCCTGATTTTTCCGGGCGGCTTTCTGGACGGCGACGATCTGGGCGCGGCTCAGACGGCGGCCATGCGCTGGCGCTATCTGAAAGACGCGGCGGGCACGCCGCTGCTGCAAAGCCTGCGGGATTTTCTGGATCAGGGCAAGCTGATCCTCGGCATCTGCAACGGCTTTCAGCTGCTGGTCAAGCTGGGCGTGCTGCCTTCTCTGGGCGGAGTCCGCTTTGAGCGTCAGGCATCTCTGGGGCACAACGACTCCGCGCGCTTTGAAGACCGTTGGGTGCATCTGCTGCCCAATCCCGACAGTCCCTGCGTCTTCACCAAGGGCCTGCCCCTGCTGGCCATGCCCGTGCGCCACGGCGAAGGCAAGCTCGTCCCCCGTGACGCGGAATGCCTGCGCCGTATTGAGGCCGAACAGCTCATCGCCCTGCAGTACGCCGATCCGGAAAGCGGCGCTCCTACGCAGGAATATCCCCTTAATCCCAATGGTTCGCCGTTGGCCATTGCCGGTCTTACGGACCCCACGGGCCGCGTGCTGGGTCTCATGCCCCACCCCGAAGCCTTCCATCATGTGACCAATCATCCCGCCTGGACCAGGGGCGAACTGGACCCGCCGGGAACCCTGCTTTTTGTTAATGCCGTGCGCTACCTGCGCGGCCAATAG
- a CDS encoding CTP synthase yields MKTKFIFVTGGVLSSLGKGLAAASLGALLQTRGLSVTIQKLDPYINVDPGTMNPFQHGEVFVTDDGAETDLDLGHYERYLNVPMSRKNNTTSGAIYNHVIAKERHGDYLGATVQVIPHITDEIKQTVLSLAEGEGAPDVAIIEIGGTVGDIEGLPFLEAIRQLRSELGRDNCLNIHLTLVPYLRCAGEHKTKPTQHSVKELLSIGIQPDIILCRCEQSIPQEMRKKIALFCNVDQDAVFSSVDVDNIYEVPLKFYEEGFDQKVAIMLRLPARNAHLESWEKLVHDCANPQGKVTIAIVGKYVDLKEAYKSLHEALIHGGVANRVAVELRYVNSENVTEQNAAAVFKGCDGILVPGGFGYRGVEGKIAAIRYAREKRVPFFGICLGMQCAVIEFARHVAGLEDANSEEFNPLSDHKVIYLMTEWFDFRTKNVEKRDASSDKGGTMRLGTYPCKVQPGTKAHEAYKKDMVDERHRHRYEFNNAFKEILGQKGMVFSGTAPDDSLVEIMELPDHPWFLGCQFHPEFKSRPMDAHPLFREFIKAAKKQSKA; encoded by the coding sequence ATGAAAACCAAATTTATCTTTGTGACGGGCGGGGTGTTGTCTTCACTGGGCAAAGGCCTGGCGGCCGCCTCGCTGGGCGCGCTGCTGCAGACGCGCGGCCTTTCGGTGACCATTCAGAAGCTGGATCCCTATATCAATGTGGATCCTGGCACCATGAATCCCTTCCAGCACGGCGAAGTGTTCGTGACCGACGACGGGGCTGAAACCGACCTTGATCTGGGCCACTACGAGCGCTACCTCAACGTGCCCATGTCGCGCAAGAACAACACCACCTCGGGCGCCATTTACAACCATGTCATCGCCAAGGAACGTCACGGGGATTATCTGGGCGCCACCGTGCAGGTCATCCCGCATATCACCGACGAGATCAAGCAGACCGTGCTTTCCCTGGCCGAGGGCGAGGGCGCGCCGGACGTCGCCATCATTGAGATCGGCGGCACGGTAGGCGACATTGAGGGCCTGCCTTTTCTGGAGGCCATCCGCCAGTTGCGCTCGGAACTGGGGCGCGACAACTGCCTGAACATCCACCTCACCCTGGTGCCCTATCTGCGTTGTGCCGGCGAGCACAAGACCAAGCCTACCCAGCACAGCGTCAAGGAACTGCTTTCCATCGGCATTCAGCCGGATATTATCCTCTGCCGCTGCGAACAGAGCATTCCTCAGGAAATGCGCAAGAAGATCGCTTTGTTCTGCAATGTGGACCAGGACGCGGTCTTTTCCTCCGTGGATGTGGACAATATTTATGAAGTGCCCCTTAAGTTCTATGAAGAAGGCTTTGACCAGAAAGTGGCCATCATGCTGCGTCTGCCCGCGCGCAACGCCCATCTGGAGTCCTGGGAAAAGCTGGTCCACGACTGTGCCAACCCGCAGGGCAAGGTGACCATCGCCATTGTGGGCAAGTATGTGGATTTGAAAGAGGCCTACAAGAGTCTGCACGAGGCTCTGATCCACGGCGGCGTGGCCAACCGGGTGGCCGTCGAACTGCGCTACGTCAATTCTGAAAACGTGACCGAGCAGAACGCGGCCGCGGTGTTCAAGGGCTGTGACGGCATTCTGGTGCCCGGCGGCTTCGGCTATCGCGGCGTGGAAGGCAAGATCGCGGCCATCCGCTACGCCCGCGAAAAGCGCGTGCCGTTCTTCGGTATCTGCCTGGGCATGCAGTGCGCGGTCATTGAGTTCGCACGTCATGTGGCTGGCCTGGAGGATGCCAATTCCGAGGAATTCAATCCCCTGTCGGACCACAAGGTCATTTATCTGATGACCGAGTGGTTCGACTTCCGCACCAAGAATGTGGAAAAGCGCGACGCCAGCAGCGACAAGGGCGGAACCATGCGCCTGGGCACCTATCCCTGTAAGGTGCAGCCCGGCACCAAGGCTCACGAAGCCTATAAAAAGGATATGGTCGATGAGCGGCATCGCCACCGCTACGAATTCAACAACGCCTTCAAGGAAATTCTGGGACAGAAGGGTATGGTCTTCAGCGGCACGGCCCCAGATGACTCCCTGGTGGAAATCATGGAACTGCCCGACCATCCCTGGTTTTTGGGCTGTCAGTTCCACCCCGAATTCAAGTCCCGCCCCATGGATGCCCACCCCTTGTTCCGCGAATTCATCAAGGCGGCCAAAAAACAATCCAAGGCCTGA
- the rpoN gene encoding RNA polymerase factor sigma-54 produces the protein MALELRQQLKLAQQLVMTPQLQQAIKLLQLSRLELLETVQQEMLDNPFLEESSGDDAVDPAAQSERRDGVEEEVYDKELAKDASWEDYLGEFASTPRLVQPREFEAAEEISPLEARYAAKPTLEGHLLWQLRLSTLTDAQKEIGEVIIGNLASSGYLQATLEEIAEMTMSTPDEVRTVLERVQFFDPIGVAARDARECLLIQLKSLNYDRDPILLELVQSHLEDLEAKRYKPLLRKFKLDMEELKEYLDIIQSLDPLPGASFGGGEPTYVSPDVFVYKMGAEFIILLNEDGLPQLQLSSLCHMDMGPSSDKEKEYCAEKMRSASWLIKSLYQRQRTLYKVVESIVRHQQPFFEDGVTKLAPLILKDIADDIGMHESTVSRITTNKYVATPHGIFELKFFFNSGLELDDGSQVGSESVKALIKKFIADEDPKAPLSDERIGEMLKDRLKVNIARRTVAKYRTALDIPSSSRRKEHF, from the coding sequence ATGGCACTGGAACTTCGTCAGCAATTGAAATTGGCCCAGCAGCTGGTTATGACGCCGCAACTGCAGCAGGCCATCAAACTACTTCAGCTTTCGCGCCTGGAGCTGCTGGAAACCGTGCAGCAGGAGATGCTGGACAATCCTTTTCTTGAAGAGTCTTCCGGTGATGACGCTGTCGATCCGGCCGCGCAGAGCGAGCGCCGGGACGGCGTTGAAGAGGAAGTCTATGACAAGGAATTGGCCAAGGACGCCTCGTGGGAGGATTACCTCGGCGAGTTCGCCAGTACCCCCCGACTGGTGCAGCCGCGCGAGTTTGAAGCGGCGGAAGAAATTTCTCCTCTGGAAGCCCGCTACGCCGCCAAGCCCACCCTGGAAGGTCATCTGCTCTGGCAGTTGCGCCTCTCCACTCTGACCGACGCGCAGAAGGAAATCGGCGAGGTCATTATCGGCAATCTGGCTTCTTCCGGCTATTTGCAGGCCACGCTGGAAGAAATCGCGGAGATGACCATGTCCACGCCCGACGAGGTGCGGACCGTGCTGGAGCGGGTGCAGTTTTTCGATCCTATCGGCGTGGCCGCGCGTGATGCGCGCGAGTGCTTGCTGATCCAGCTGAAAAGCCTGAATTACGATCGCGATCCCATTTTGCTGGAGCTGGTCCAATCCCACCTGGAGGATCTGGAAGCTAAGCGCTACAAGCCGCTGTTGCGCAAGTTCAAGCTGGATATGGAGGAACTCAAGGAATATCTGGACATCATCCAGAGCCTTGACCCGCTGCCCGGCGCGAGTTTCGGCGGCGGCGAACCCACCTACGTGAGTCCGGACGTCTTTGTCTACAAGATGGGCGCTGAATTCATCATTCTGCTCAATGAGGACGGGCTGCCGCAATTGCAGCTCTCCTCGCTCTGCCACATGGACATGGGGCCCTCCTCGGACAAGGAAAAGGAATACTGCGCGGAAAAAATGCGCTCGGCTTCCTGGCTGATCAAGAGCCTGTATCAGCGCCAACGCACGCTGTACAAGGTGGTGGAGAGCATTGTGCGCCATCAGCAGCCCTTTTTCGAAGACGGCGTCACCAAGCTGGCTCCGTTGATCCTGAAGGACATCGCCGACGACATCGGCATGCATGAATCCACGGTCAGCCGGATCACCACTAATAAATATGTAGCCACACCCCACGGGATTTTCGAACTGAAGTTTTTCTTCAACAGCGGTCTTGAGCTGGATGACGGCAGTCAGGTCGGTTCGGAAAGCGTCAAGGCCCTGATCAAGAAATTCATCGCCGATGAGGACCCCAAGGCTCCTCTGAGCGACGAACGCATCGGCGAGATGCTCAAGGACCGCCTGAAAGTGAATATCGCTCGGCGTACGGTGGCCAAATACCGTACGGCGCTGGACATTCCCTCGTCATCACGGCGCAAGGAGCACTTCTGA